In a single window of the Serratia quinivorans genome:
- the gspH gene encoding Tfp pilus assembly protein FimT encodes MANGIAKTISPMAPSGRPHQRGFTLLEIMLVLVLIGLTGAMLVPHGRSERALFSTTMSTLILALDAAQQRAEQTGLPVGIAVSEQGWQRMIYRLRDRPEATEGWRADGVHTVILPETLSLSLRLELQEIALPSSLAPDVTPQLWFYPGGEMSVFTLRLRQGACERVLETSGYMSFSSGDESCDDAQAP; translated from the coding sequence ATGGCCAATGGGATAGCGAAGACGATATCACCAATGGCTCCTAGCGGCAGGCCGCATCAGCGTGGGTTTACCCTACTGGAAATTATGTTGGTTCTGGTGCTGATTGGCCTCACCGGTGCGATGTTAGTTCCCCATGGGCGTTCAGAGCGGGCGCTTTTTTCCACGACCATGAGCACGTTGATTCTGGCGCTGGATGCCGCTCAGCAGCGCGCAGAGCAAACGGGTTTGCCCGTGGGCATTGCCGTTTCCGAGCAAGGATGGCAGCGGATGATCTACCGTCTGAGGGACCGGCCAGAAGCAACCGAAGGTTGGCGAGCCGATGGCGTTCATACCGTCATTTTGCCTGAAACCCTCAGCCTTTCATTACGCCTGGAGCTGCAGGAGATCGCCTTGCCGTCTTCCCTGGCCCCCGACGTGACACCGCAGCTTTGGTTCTATCCCGGTGGTGAAATGTCGGTTTTTACCCTGAGGCTACGACAAGGGGCATGCGAACGGGTCCTGGAGACGAGCGGTTATATGAGCTTTAGCTCGGGAGATGAAAGTTGTGATGATGCGCAAGCACCCTAA
- the pulS gene encoding Pullulanase secretion protein pulS precursor — MVKKQFLLSFILCNTLLTGCSTTSDNNPTTKLDVEHQQQLAALIAGSQYLKENCQRNDIPAISALTKTAILEAKNKKWPVNESLSDALPLNAREIINKLNQDPTPVAQKCAYFNSSLAAFIEASRRQ; from the coding sequence GTGGTAAAAAAACAGTTTTTATTATCTTTTATTTTGTGCAACACATTATTAACGGGTTGTTCGACAACCTCTGACAATAACCCCACCACCAAGCTGGATGTAGAACATCAACAACAGTTGGCGGCATTAATTGCCGGAAGTCAGTATCTAAAAGAAAATTGCCAACGCAATGACATTCCTGCTATTTCGGCATTAACAAAAACGGCGATATTAGAAGCGAAAAATAAAAAATGGCCGGTCAATGAAAGCCTGTCTGACGCATTACCGCTGAATGCCCGTGAAATTATTAACAAGCTGAACCAAGACCCCACGCCGGTTGCCCAGAAGTGTGCCTACTTTAACTCATCGTTGGCCGCTTTTATTGAAGCCTCTCGCCGACAATAA
- a CDS encoding General secretion pathway, M protein, which yields MMSPTMRQRVGKKSTALIFCGILVAVSILAFYLQQKGQAQQANAELAQMQRNAQRIAMLRHPLPPPPPEGTSLQTLLKTSAEKLGVRLGTVRSDKNNLDVALPPQPVKPLLLWLENLQQAYGMGVNSIDLSLHGDEVRVQALTLQVISVH from the coding sequence ATGATGTCTCCAACAATGCGGCAGCGTGTGGGCAAAAAGAGCACGGCGCTTATCTTTTGCGGCATTCTCGTCGCGGTCAGCATTTTAGCATTTTATCTTCAGCAAAAAGGCCAGGCTCAGCAGGCGAACGCTGAACTGGCTCAAATGCAACGCAATGCGCAGCGTATTGCCATGCTGCGGCACCCTTTACCCCCGCCGCCGCCTGAAGGCACATCGCTCCAGACCCTGCTTAAGACCAGCGCTGAAAAACTCGGGGTGCGATTGGGGACCGTCCGCTCGGACAAAAATAACCTGGATGTGGCATTGCCCCCGCAACCCGTCAAGCCACTGCTGTTGTGGCTGGAGAACCTGCAACAGGCATATGGCATGGGGGTCAATTCGATTGATCTCAGCCTGCATGGGGATGAGGTCAGGGTGCAGGCATTGACTCTTCAAGTCATCTCAGTTCATTGA
- a CDS encoding Type II secretory pathway, component PulK: MKKSRGMALLIVLLLLALMATLSMGIHQFWQLTFTRTLHAQTTFQAKWDLLAGEQFVRQLLVESLQEQTSVNLGQRWATPGMIHMEDRGISYVIKDAQACFNINTLRYHYLPDKQKSPPQDPPPAPPSEVKIDRDIARQVFGALLSNLAFTDDEIKGIGSAIEQRLMPENSLFTDVSELRAFPFIGRQQYLRLLPWLCALPERKPAININTLDEAQLPLLRALFLNQASDTQLKKWLNARPEAGWRALDDQDWQKALAGLRLSSPAGEKMLVTESRYFNVLLLTQDADAGYYLRSKLHYEKGRVTVKGRQTGQGEKVQ, encoded by the coding sequence ATGAAAAAATCACGGGGAATGGCGCTGCTGATCGTCCTGTTATTGCTGGCGCTGATGGCCACTTTGTCGATGGGCATTCATCAGTTTTGGCAGCTTACTTTCACCCGAACATTGCACGCGCAAACGACTTTTCAGGCCAAATGGGATCTGTTGGCGGGGGAGCAATTTGTTCGGCAGTTATTGGTGGAAAGTTTGCAAGAACAGACCTCCGTTAATCTGGGGCAGCGATGGGCAACGCCTGGGATGATACACATGGAAGACAGGGGGATTTCTTATGTTATCAAGGATGCCCAGGCCTGTTTTAACATCAATACGTTACGCTACCACTACTTGCCGGATAAGCAAAAATCGCCCCCGCAGGACCCGCCGCCGGCCCCACCGTCCGAGGTTAAAATCGACAGAGATATTGCCCGTCAGGTGTTCGGTGCTCTGTTATCGAATCTGGCGTTCACCGATGATGAAATCAAAGGCATCGGCAGTGCGATAGAACAGCGGCTGATGCCGGAGAATTCGCTTTTTACTGACGTTTCCGAATTGCGCGCATTTCCTTTCATTGGCCGCCAGCAGTATCTGCGTTTACTGCCCTGGCTATGTGCATTGCCTGAACGCAAGCCGGCAATCAACATCAACACGCTGGATGAGGCTCAGTTACCTCTGCTGCGCGCCTTGTTTCTGAACCAGGCCAGCGACACTCAATTGAAGAAATGGCTCAATGCCCGTCCCGAGGCCGGTTGGCGCGCGCTGGACGATCAGGATTGGCAAAAAGCACTGGCCGGGTTGCGCCTGTCCTCGCCGGCGGGGGAGAAAATGTTGGTGACGGAGAGCCGTTATTTTAACGTCCTGCTGCTGACTCAAGATGCAGATGCCGGTTATTACCTGCGCAGCAAATTGCATTATGAAAAAGGAAGGGTGACGGTGAAAGGCCGTCAAACCGGGCAGGGAGAGAAGGTTCAATGA
- the xcpW gene encoding PilD-dependent protein pddD produces the protein MPNPEQKGFTLIEMMLAIAIFSLMSLMASQLLSSIVKNNAIVQTQANALTQIQQALALMERDVRQTLLFLPDHPLRTNLGTAQVGEASPTLALLRSNWLNPGGLLPRSSLERVSYRLHDGQLQRLSYPTPDAPEDKARVVTLLQGVERFQLRHRLTGRWQEGAFNGAGLPQAIEVSVTLFDRGELQRIFLTADGEAA, from the coding sequence ATGCCAAACCCTGAGCAAAAGGGGTTCACCTTAATCGAAATGATGCTGGCGATCGCGATTTTTTCCTTGATGTCGCTGATGGCGTCACAGTTGCTGAGCAGCATCGTTAAGAACAATGCCATAGTGCAAACTCAGGCCAACGCGCTGACCCAGATACAACAGGCACTGGCTCTGATGGAGCGGGATGTCCGCCAAACCCTGTTGTTCCTGCCTGATCATCCGCTCAGGACCAATCTGGGGACTGCCCAAGTGGGGGAAGCCTCGCCGACGCTGGCGTTACTGCGTAGCAACTGGCTCAACCCTGGGGGCTTATTGCCTCGTTCCTCCCTGGAGCGCGTCAGTTACCGTCTGCATGACGGGCAGTTGCAGCGCCTGAGCTATCCGACCCCCGATGCCCCGGAAGACAAAGCCAGAGTCGTCACTTTGTTACAGGGTGTAGAACGTTTCCAACTGCGTCACCGGCTTACCGGACGTTGGCAAGAGGGGGCGTTTAACGGTGCCGGTTTACCTCAGGCGATAGAGGTGTCCGTGACCTTGTTCGACCGGGGGGAACTACAGCGTATTTTCTTGACGGCCGATGGAGAGGCGGCATGA
- a CDS encoding Tfp pilus assembly protein PilV, translating into MMRKHPNGMTLLEVLLAMVILSVGCMAVIRTTGLQVRNLGTLEEKMVAGWVADNQLTQLYLGDMTLSPLWQQGNSMMANRQWFWRCRSRQTTDSHLQAIDIEVDCEPEFRSPILRLRTWRISDAKP; encoded by the coding sequence ATGATGCGCAAGCACCCTAACGGCATGACTTTGCTGGAAGTTCTGTTGGCGATGGTGATTTTATCCGTCGGTTGCATGGCGGTGATCCGCACTACCGGGCTACAGGTGCGCAATCTTGGCACGCTGGAGGAAAAAATGGTGGCCGGCTGGGTGGCGGATAACCAACTGACGCAGCTCTATCTGGGGGATATGACCTTGTCTCCGTTATGGCAGCAGGGGAATAGCATGATGGCTAATCGACAATGGTTCTGGCGTTGTCGCAGTCGGCAGACCACCGACAGCCATCTGCAGGCTATTGATATTGAAGTGGATTGTGAACCTGAGTTCAGGTCCCCGATCTTGCGCCTGCGAACCTGGAGGATAAGCGATGCCAAACCCTGA
- the outO_1 gene encoding Pectic enzymes secretion protein outO: protein MAFYTDTSLWLAFSGLVGLCVGSLLNVVIYRLPLMMQQEETTFVMDYLTRHPSAAPTPAGKSIFPDKNRAALNLFLPRSHCPNCKHTVACYDNIPLLGWLLLAGRCRHCRQVIGWAYPAVELAMAVIATLLACCLPPGADWVMMMVFSALLLSLAIIDFRHQILPDILTLTLLWCGLFWHWLEQRDFLGDAVLGAIAGYLVLWLLYWSLRLMTGKEGLGYGDFKLLAALGAWLGWQKLPEILLIASTATLFVILLFAKKRADSWSQPQPFGPGLCVAGAICLILQLK, encoded by the coding sequence ATGGCGTTTTACACGGATACCTCTCTTTGGCTGGCGTTCTCGGGGCTGGTGGGGTTGTGCGTCGGCAGCTTGCTTAATGTGGTGATCTATCGCTTGCCGCTGATGATGCAGCAGGAAGAAACAACCTTCGTGATGGATTATTTGACCCGGCACCCCAGCGCCGCGCCAACGCCAGCCGGGAAGAGCATTTTCCCCGATAAAAACCGTGCAGCCCTGAACCTGTTTTTGCCGCGTTCACATTGCCCCAACTGCAAACATACCGTCGCCTGTTACGATAATATTCCACTGCTCGGTTGGTTGCTTCTGGCCGGGCGTTGTCGCCATTGCCGACAGGTTATCGGCTGGGCGTACCCGGCGGTTGAGCTGGCGATGGCGGTTATCGCCACCCTGTTGGCCTGCTGTCTGCCTCCGGGAGCGGACTGGGTGATGATGATGGTTTTTAGCGCCTTGCTGCTCTCGCTGGCCATCATCGATTTTCGCCATCAAATATTGCCGGATATCCTGACTTTGACGTTGTTGTGGTGCGGCCTGTTTTGGCACTGGCTGGAGCAGCGTGATTTTCTGGGTGATGCGGTACTCGGTGCTATCGCCGGTTACCTGGTGTTGTGGTTGCTCTATTGGAGTCTGCGGCTGATGACCGGGAAGGAAGGGTTGGGGTATGGCGATTTCAAGCTGCTGGCGGCGCTCGGTGCCTGGCTTGGCTGGCAGAAGTTGCCGGAAATCCTGCTGATAGCCTCGACGGCAACGCTGTTTGTTATCCTGTTGTTCGCGAAAAAGCGAGCAGATAGCTGGAGCCAGCCCCAACCTTTCGGGCCGGGGCTGTGTGTTGCAGGGGCGATTTGCCTGATCTTACAGCTGAAATAG
- a CDS encoding Cytochrome b(N-terminal)/b6/petB yields the protein MTMQNKAPRSRYDRFSRILHWVLAVGIIYASLVGYGLHFISDPKIFTFFSELNMSLATVMTLLMIVRFTWRFFRPSVPYGEHIQGNKKGLVILLHEIFYLIIFVVLISGFLMLKDGYLFFGLLPVPQPLNNLEVNLFFFNVHRYSCIALGLMLLMHVAAVIKHQLFDKKNILSRMV from the coding sequence ATGACCATGCAGAATAAGGCACCTCGCTCCCGATACGATCGTTTTTCTCGCATATTACACTGGGTGCTGGCCGTCGGGATTATCTACGCCTCGCTGGTGGGGTATGGCCTGCACTTTATTTCGGACCCCAAGATTTTCACCTTCTTCTCTGAGCTTAATATGTCATTGGCAACGGTGATGACGCTGCTGATGATTGTGCGTTTTACCTGGCGTTTTTTCAGACCCTCGGTGCCCTACGGTGAGCATATTCAGGGAAATAAAAAAGGATTGGTTATTTTACTTCATGAAATTTTCTACCTGATCATCTTTGTTGTTTTGATCAGTGGCTTCTTAATGTTGAAAGATGGCTACCTCTTTTTTGGCCTGCTGCCTGTCCCTCAGCCGCTCAATAACCTTGAAGTGAACCTCTTCTTTTTCAACGTTCATCGGTACAGTTGCATTGCTCTGGGGCTGATGTTGTTAATGCATGTCGCTGCGGTGATAAAACATCAGTTATTTGATAAGAAAAACATTCTCTCAAGAATGGTCTGA
- the gbpA_1 gene encoding GlcNAc-binding protein A precursor produces MGYTPFNRLNLNDNSGDKMELKKIALAVAALTLSSGALAHGYVESPQSRAYKCNLQENTDCGAVQYEPQSVEKDSGFPTGPLPRDGELASASIPHYSPLDKQSMNMWAKNPIKAGMNTFTWFHTAMHKTNNWRYYITKQNWDANQPLTRAAFEATPFCQAEGHGQMPAQRAVHECNVPQRSGYQVIYGVWEIADTVNSFYQVIDVDFGGGEGITSPWSKQLSGQVSGKDLKKGDKVIARFFDDQGEVTSLRSEMTIDNQKQTDKNRWSHDLAVLINAKHDDVRIGVKDTQGSVNPVYGNNSAFVKDDSRLSKVVMSYEEQAPGIEEEVEISGVQVDKIQDGHANVSFNVNVKGEVTFEARVFDHHGSEKGYLKQSVTDDRLSMTLPLNDVTAGHHMLKYFATNKEGQLVKQDVINLQLEDASSGNYQYIFPEGLDSYTAGTVVLQPKNGKTYQCKPFPYSGYCTQWASGKAQFEPGIGEHWQQAWILKN; encoded by the coding sequence ATGGGATATACACCGTTTAACCGGTTAAATTTGAATGATAACTCTGGTGATAAAATGGAATTGAAAAAAATCGCGCTGGCAGTAGCTGCATTAACTCTCTCCAGTGGTGCTCTGGCGCATGGTTATGTTGAATCGCCGCAAAGCCGGGCCTATAAATGTAATTTGCAGGAAAATACCGATTGCGGCGCCGTGCAATACGAGCCGCAAAGCGTTGAGAAAGACTCCGGCTTCCCGACCGGGCCTTTACCGCGCGATGGCGAACTGGCCAGCGCCAGCATTCCTCATTATTCCCCGCTTGATAAGCAAAGTATGAATATGTGGGCAAAAAATCCCATCAAGGCGGGAATGAATACGTTTACCTGGTTCCATACTGCCATGCACAAAACCAATAACTGGCGGTATTACATCACCAAACAGAATTGGGACGCCAATCAGCCGCTGACTCGCGCGGCATTCGAAGCGACGCCTTTCTGCCAAGCTGAGGGCCATGGACAGATGCCGGCCCAGCGGGCAGTTCATGAATGTAACGTGCCGCAGCGCAGTGGTTATCAGGTGATTTACGGCGTCTGGGAAATTGCCGATACCGTAAACAGTTTCTATCAGGTTATTGACGTCGATTTTGGCGGAGGTGAAGGCATCACGTCACCGTGGAGTAAGCAGCTTTCAGGGCAGGTGTCTGGTAAGGATTTGAAAAAAGGCGATAAGGTTATAGCTCGATTCTTTGACGATCAGGGAGAGGTAACGTCTCTGCGCAGCGAAATGACCATTGATAATCAGAAGCAGACGGATAAAAACCGTTGGTCACACGATCTGGCGGTATTGATTAATGCGAAACATGATGATGTACGTATTGGCGTAAAGGACACACAAGGAAGTGTGAATCCGGTTTACGGCAACAACAGTGCTTTCGTCAAGGATGACAGCCGTTTGAGCAAGGTGGTCATGTCTTATGAAGAACAGGCCCCAGGCATTGAAGAAGAAGTGGAAATCTCCGGCGTTCAGGTGGATAAAATCCAGGATGGTCACGCCAACGTGAGTTTCAACGTTAACGTCAAGGGGGAAGTCACCTTTGAAGCCCGGGTGTTCGATCACCATGGCAGTGAGAAAGGCTACCTGAAGCAAAGCGTAACCGATGACCGCCTATCGATGACTCTGCCGCTGAACGACGTTACTGCCGGGCACCATATGCTGAAATACTTCGCGACCAATAAAGAAGGTCAGTTGGTTAAACAGGATGTAATTAACCTGCAATTAGAAGATGCTTCTTCCGGCAACTATCAATATATCTTCCCCGAAGGTCTCGATAGCTACACGGCAGGGACGGTGGTGTTACAACCTAAAAATGGCAAAACCTATCAGTGCAAACCTTTCCCTTACAGCGGCTATTGCACACAATGGGCTAGCGGTAAGGCGCAATTTGAACCGGGTATCGGTGAACACTGGCAACAAGCCTGGATATTAAAAAACTAA
- the rhaS_2 gene encoding L-rhamnose operon regulatory protein rhaS, which translates to MTKDNNGLVYRHQTELTVSSTHWEYGQVDNVAVSGAHQAQLSRPSHTLIVYDSFHAADGGSTIHGDIWFDHKRVPCRRTIGQVADIVPCGCGFEAVTYIDGTLKYTAISVSPELIASLPGGATGLNIEPNANIRSPLIRQLCASLKTSTDELHATSLMLTMLTETSHHLQVLSSQALAHQALTKTQMEQLTCYIEDNLGETITLQALAQLTELSLFHFSRVFKQVFGLPPYQYVLHRRLERAYQLVITSRLSLTEISAQCGFSAPAQFSTHFRRQFGRSPSSLRP; encoded by the coding sequence ATGACTAAAGATAACAATGGGCTTGTTTACCGTCACCAGACAGAATTAACCGTTAGCTCTACGCATTGGGAATACGGTCAGGTTGATAACGTTGCGGTCAGTGGGGCTCATCAAGCTCAACTTTCCCGTCCCAGCCACACGCTGATTGTCTATGACAGTTTTCACGCTGCTGACGGCGGTAGCACCATCCATGGCGACATTTGGTTTGACCACAAACGGGTTCCCTGCAGACGCACAATCGGCCAGGTCGCGGATATCGTCCCCTGCGGCTGCGGTTTTGAGGCGGTGACTTATATCGACGGCACGCTCAAATACACCGCTATTTCCGTTTCCCCCGAGCTCATCGCGTCGCTTCCGGGTGGTGCCACTGGGCTGAATATTGAGCCTAACGCCAATATCCGCAGCCCGTTAATCAGACAACTGTGCGCCAGCCTGAAAACCAGTACGGATGAATTACATGCAACGTCCTTGATGTTGACGATGCTGACTGAAACCTCACATCACCTGCAAGTGTTGTCCTCGCAGGCGCTCGCTCACCAGGCGCTCACCAAAACGCAGATGGAGCAACTAACTTGCTACATCGAAGATAACCTGGGTGAGACCATCACTCTTCAGGCTCTGGCTCAACTCACCGAGCTGAGCCTGTTCCATTTTTCCCGGGTTTTTAAACAGGTTTTTGGCCTGCCACCCTATCAGTATGTTCTGCATCGAAGGCTGGAGCGAGCCTATCAACTGGTCATCACCAGCCGGTTATCTCTGACCGAGATCTCCGCCCAATGCGGTTTCAGCGCCCCGGCGCAATTCAGTACCCACTTCCGTCGCCAGTTCGGCCGGTCTCCTTCGTCCCTGCGTCCCTAG
- the xerD_4 gene encoding Tyrosine recombinase XerD, which produces MKPNIRKYLDESEINSMIENIKKGLNAWRDRCMISMCFIHGLRASELGGLTLDNIELDAKRIYIPRLKNGLSVQHPLHDNEIIMLNHWLEIRKSWRYADQPWLFLSRKGGPITRQQIYRLIRDYGKNANIQVPTHPHMLRHACGYFLANLGMDTRLIQDYLGHRNIHHTVLYTASNAMRFQAIEF; this is translated from the coding sequence GTGAAACCGAACATCAGAAAATATCTGGATGAGTCAGAAATAAACAGCATGATCGAGAATATTAAAAAAGGCCTGAATGCCTGGCGTGACAGATGCATGATCAGCATGTGTTTTATTCACGGCTTGCGTGCCAGTGAGCTGGGAGGGTTGACATTGGATAATATCGAGCTGGATGCAAAGAGGATCTACATCCCTCGCTTGAAGAATGGCCTGTCCGTGCAACACCCTTTACATGATAATGAAATAATCATGCTGAATCATTGGTTGGAAATAAGAAAAAGCTGGCGCTATGCCGATCAGCCCTGGCTGTTTCTTTCACGAAAAGGCGGGCCAATAACCCGCCAGCAAATTTATCGTCTGATCCGTGATTACGGTAAAAATGCCAACATCCAGGTTCCGACACATCCTCATATGTTACGCCATGCCTGTGGCTACTTTCTGGCAAACCTGGGCATGGACACCCGTTTGATTCAGGACTACCTTGGGCATCGAAACATTCACCACACCGTACTCTATACCGCCAGTAATGCCATGCGATTTCAGGCTATTGAATTCTGA
- the epsL gene encoding Cholera toxin secretion protein epsL: protein MTCSKPLLVLALGEAGAPILWCQGDPSESQWRHAGADTLPAALPIKASQCRVVVCVPGQSVTLQRVTFSGPSRAATPLALAYQCEDSLLEEVEQLYWVILGRQDDDYVLAGYRHVDMQRWLSQLERWGIVPDSLLPDTLCGPVNDRHFYRWRGRLLRRTSPWSGYSLPSQWLLAPSDVVDAVPLSPCDVLWDRVRGEAETAVSLLQGKYKAPPRWQRNPFWRHWPSIAGAVLTLCALAIGGAHYHHQAKQANQQRDALYQRLFVGQPIPAEPVSESARYIRALQEAKSPRQFFELAAQAQRALQGIPKHRVIGLTFDADRSMLAIRLQAPELQPFTQINDEGNTLELQVNPAKQQGTLTLKETQ from the coding sequence ATGACGTGTTCAAAACCCTTGTTGGTGCTGGCATTGGGGGAGGCCGGAGCGCCAATCCTATGGTGTCAGGGGGATCCGAGTGAATCGCAATGGCGGCATGCGGGGGCAGATACCTTGCCGGCGGCGCTGCCGATAAAGGCATCGCAATGCAGAGTCGTGGTCTGCGTGCCGGGCCAGTCGGTGACATTGCAGAGGGTGACATTCTCTGGCCCCAGCCGCGCGGCAACGCCTCTGGCCCTGGCTTATCAGTGTGAGGATAGCCTGCTGGAGGAGGTTGAGCAGTTGTATTGGGTAATCCTGGGCCGCCAGGACGACGACTATGTGCTTGCCGGTTATCGTCATGTGGATATGCAGCGCTGGCTGTCGCAATTGGAACGCTGGGGCATTGTTCCCGACAGCCTGTTGCCAGACACGCTTTGCGGACCGGTCAACGACCGTCATTTCTACCGTTGGCGGGGAAGGTTGTTGCGCAGGACGTCGCCGTGGTCAGGCTATTCGCTGCCGTCACAGTGGCTTTTGGCTCCGTCCGATGTAGTCGACGCCGTTCCCCTGTCACCTTGCGATGTGTTGTGGGACCGGGTTCGGGGAGAGGCCGAAACGGCGGTTTCACTCCTGCAGGGCAAATATAAGGCGCCGCCACGCTGGCAACGAAACCCGTTCTGGCGCCACTGGCCCAGCATCGCTGGGGCGGTGTTAACGCTATGCGCCCTGGCGATCGGTGGAGCGCATTATCACCATCAGGCTAAGCAGGCCAACCAGCAACGTGACGCTTTATATCAGCGGCTTTTTGTTGGCCAGCCGATACCGGCGGAACCTGTGAGTGAGAGCGCGCGTTATATCCGAGCGCTACAAGAAGCAAAATCTCCGCGCCAATTCTTCGAACTTGCCGCGCAGGCGCAACGGGCCCTGCAGGGGATCCCGAAACACCGGGTCATTGGTCTGACTTTCGACGCCGACAGGTCAATGCTGGCCATCAGATTACAGGCGCCTGAATTGCAGCCCTTCACGCAAATAAATGATGAAGGTAACACCCTGGAGCTGCAGGTTAACCCGGCCAAACAGCAGGGGACGCTTACCCTGAAGGAAACTCAATGA
- a CDS encoding Domain of uncharacterised function (DUF1996) has translation MFSNNLNYLIPLTLFIPCLSLASPLTPEYTPTQVIDGGDVGIFNVVCDYSHTLADDAIVMPGLPGFSMIHDFFGNTEADAMSTTESLQKSPTTTCTSPYDSSSYWAPQLKLADDSVVTPSYIKVYYRNNIPEQAVAPIPPGLQLLVGNHHRSPDDYDPYIWFYCRTSLEGGVHSNDPPESCPQIAGFDEGAEFNISLNFPDCWNGTSLTTSPHKRNAAYSDKLTGLCPAAYPVKLPQLNMRIHYALGENSNLKGAKLSMNPVLQADGSLLPKWGDLYAAHADFFAAWSSRATRYSVEECLNRKIACDKDIPGDFERSSDDAWVSVTDGRLHGDEAVIKVGGEQNIGLIKFDLPERLDNLNITKADLRLYGRQVSGETGQVRLYALPGVNWDENQGQHAIKNCPSAQLDHAQMWTDSVQKTFDVTAAVTQALQAGQREVSFCLSGSQDADAEFSSKEGPRGPVLRFYFTPENSHQNP, from the coding sequence ATGTTTAGCAATAACCTCAATTACCTTATTCCTTTGACTTTATTTATCCCTTGTTTGTCCCTGGCTTCGCCTCTGACCCCCGAATACACCCCTACCCAGGTGATTGACGGTGGTGATGTTGGCATCTTTAACGTGGTGTGCGACTACTCTCATACGTTGGCCGATGACGCGATTGTCATGCCGGGCTTGCCAGGGTTCTCGATGATCCATGATTTTTTTGGCAATACCGAGGCGGATGCGATGAGCACGACCGAGTCATTGCAAAAATCCCCGACCACCACCTGTACCTCGCCCTATGACAGCTCCTCTTATTGGGCGCCGCAGCTAAAACTAGCGGATGACAGCGTTGTTACACCCAGCTATATCAAGGTTTATTACCGTAACAATATACCGGAGCAGGCCGTTGCGCCTATCCCGCCGGGGTTGCAACTGTTGGTAGGTAACCACCATAGGTCGCCAGACGATTATGATCCTTATATCTGGTTTTACTGCCGCACATCGCTTGAGGGCGGGGTGCATTCCAACGATCCACCGGAGAGCTGCCCGCAGATAGCCGGGTTTGACGAAGGCGCAGAATTCAATATTTCGCTTAACTTCCCGGACTGCTGGAATGGCACCAGCCTGACCACTAGCCCGCACAAACGCAATGCGGCTTACAGCGATAAATTAACCGGTCTATGCCCTGCGGCATATCCGGTGAAGCTCCCGCAGCTGAATATGCGTATCCATTATGCTTTGGGTGAAAATAGCAATCTTAAAGGGGCCAAATTGTCCATGAACCCCGTTCTGCAGGCTGACGGCAGTTTGCTCCCTAAATGGGGTGACCTTTATGCTGCGCACGCGGATTTCTTTGCCGCCTGGAGCTCGCGTGCCACGCGTTATAGCGTGGAAGAGTGCCTTAATCGCAAGATTGCCTGCGATAAGGATATTCCGGGCGATTTCGAGCGTAGCAGCGATGATGCCTGGGTTTCGGTGACCGATGGGCGTCTTCATGGTGATGAGGCGGTGATCAAGGTCGGGGGAGAGCAAAATATCGGCTTAATCAAATTTGACCTGCCGGAGCGTCTCGACAACCTGAATATCACCAAAGCCGACCTGCGTCTCTATGGCCGTCAGGTTAGCGGCGAAACCGGGCAGGTACGGTTATATGCACTGCCGGGGGTGAATTGGGATGAAAATCAGGGGCAACATGCCATCAAGAACTGTCCATCGGCCCAATTGGATCACGCGCAGATGTGGACCGATTCGGTGCAGAAAACCTTTGACGTCACTGCCGCCGTCACGCAAGCCCTACAGGCCGGGCAGCGTGAGGTGAGTTTTTGTCTGAGCGGCAGTCAAGACGCGGATGCCGAATTCAGCAGCAAAGAGGGGCCTCGCGGGCCGGTGTTGCGTTTCTATTTTACCCCCGAAAATAGCCATCAAAACCCTTAA